In a single window of the Thunnus maccoyii chromosome 7, fThuMac1.1, whole genome shotgun sequence genome:
- the matk gene encoding megakaryocyte-associated tyrosine-protein kinase, giving the protein MSWAAGTQCVAKGDHRKPKPGELAYHKGDILTIVGTSMKKGYYEARHNTTGEEGLVNATNVREREALRVDPSLSLMPWFHGKISGPEAVSKLQPAEDGLFLVRESIRHPGDYVLCVSVSREVIHYRVIYQDNKLTIDNVEYFYNLIDMIEFYSKNKGSIATTLLKPKQKHGTKSAELELSKAGWLLDITKLKLGENIGEGEFGAVYEGDYMGQRVAVKIIKCDVTAQAFLQETTVMTKLQHKNLVRLFGVILHKGLHIVTELMTKGNLVNFLRTRGRSVLNSVQLLRFALDVCEGMEYLESKKLVHRDLAARNILISDDSVAKVSDFGLTKDLKMSDNAKLPVKWTAPEALKKEKFSTKSDVWSYGVLLWEIFSYGRQPYPKMSLQEVKEKVEVGYRMEAPEDCPAGVYSLMRICWEQEPRKRPPFHKLREKLERETGKHSPGLRIRPGY; this is encoded by the exons ATGAGCTGGGCTGCTGGTACACAGTGTGTCGCCAAGGGAGACCACAGGAAGCCCAAACCTGGGGAACTGGCGTACCACAAAGGAGACATCCTCACTATTGTTGGCACGAGCATG AAGAAAGGATACTACGAGGCCAGGCACAACACCACAGGAGAAGAAGGACTCGTTAACGCCACTAATGTGCGTGAGAGAGAAGCTCTGCGTGTGGATCCCAGCCTCAGCCTCATGCC CTGGTTTCATGGTAAGATCTCCGGCCCAGAGGCAGTGTCTAAGCTGCAGCCGGCCGAGGATGGCCTGTTCCTGGTGCGAGAGTCCATCCGCCATCCTGGTGACTACGTCCTGTGCGTCAGTGTCTCCAGAGAGGTCATCCACTACCGAGTGATTTATCAGGACAACAAGCTGACCATCGACAACGTGGAGTATTTCTACAACCTTATTGACATGATAGAG TTCTATTCAAAGAACAAAGGCTCCATTGCTACGACTCTTCTGAAGcccaaacaaaaacatggaaCCAAGTCAGCTGAGTTGGAGCTGTCTAAAG ctgGATGGTTGCTGGACATCACGAAGCTCAAACTAGGAGAGAATATTGGAGAAGGGGAGTTTGGCG CTGTTTATGAAGGGGACTATATGGGCCAGAGGGTGGCAGTAAAGATCATTAAATGTGATGTCACAGCTCAGGCCTTCCTGCAGGAGACCACCGTAATGAC GAAGCTCCAGCATAAAAACCTGGTGCGATTGTTTGGGGTCATCCTTCACAAAGGGCTTCACATCGTCACAGAGCTCATGACTAAG ggaAATCTTGTGAACTTTCTCAGGACAAGAGGACGTTCAGTTTTAAACTCTGTCCAGCTGCTTCGCTTTGCACT TGATGTGTGTGAGGGGATGGAGTACCTGGAGTCTAAAAAGCTGGTTCACAGAGACTTAGCAGCTCGTAACATCCTCATCTCTGACGACAGTGTGGCCAAGGTCAGCGACTTTGGCCTGACGAAGGACTTGAAGATGTCAGATAACGCCAAACTGCCGGTAAAATGGACCGCCCCCGAAGCTCTAAAGAAAGAG AAATTCTCCACCAAGTCAGATGTTTGGAGTTACGGTGTTCTTCTGTGGGAGATCTTCTCTTATGGTCGTCAACCCTACCCTAAGATG TCTCTTcaggaggtgaaggagaaaGTGGAGGTGGGCTATCGCATGGAGGCTCCAGAGGACTGTCCTGCTGGCGTTTATTCCCTGATGAGGATTTGCTGGGAGCAGGAGCCACGCAAAAGGCCTCCTTTCCACAAACTGAGGGAGAAACTCGAACGAGAGACGGGTAAACACAGCCCGGGCCTCAGGATCAGGCCTGGATACTGA